One segment of Anatilimnocola aggregata DNA contains the following:
- a CDS encoding terminase gpA endonuclease subunit, whose protein sequence is MQNEAAFFAEYQNEPLPEAVPFSTLLSAEEIAAKLNRLPRATVPSSCTQLTAYIDVQGNLLYYLVCAWTEDFSGYVIDYGCYPDQRRDYFTLRDANPTLLSVAPGTAQEGAIFAGLQGLTADLLGREWQQDGGGILRIGACLIDANWGASTDTVYEFCRRSTFGGVLMPSHGRYVGAASVPFAEYKRQPGERVGHNWRIPSTYGKRACRHVTYDTNYWKTFVFARLTVAMGDRSCLSIFGTEPNRHRLLSEHITAEYPVTTQGRGRTVEEWKARPNHPDNHWFDCLVGNAVAASMLGVHLETGTKIERKRISLRELAERPTARQLAEQTARKQATIPEHMRRR, encoded by the coding sequence CTGCAGAACGAAGCAGCCTTCTTCGCGGAATACCAGAACGAGCCGCTCCCCGAAGCGGTTCCGTTCTCTACTCTCCTCTCTGCAGAAGAGATCGCGGCCAAGCTTAACCGGCTGCCGCGAGCCACGGTTCCGAGCAGCTGCACGCAGCTTACCGCGTACATCGACGTCCAAGGCAACCTGCTCTACTACTTGGTCTGCGCATGGACCGAAGACTTCTCGGGTTACGTCATCGACTACGGCTGCTATCCGGACCAGCGTCGCGACTACTTCACCCTGCGCGATGCCAACCCCACGCTCCTGTCCGTGGCACCTGGCACCGCTCAGGAAGGTGCGATCTTCGCCGGCCTGCAAGGACTGACGGCAGACCTGCTCGGCCGCGAATGGCAGCAGGACGGTGGTGGCATCCTCAGGATCGGAGCCTGCTTGATCGATGCCAACTGGGGCGCTTCGACGGATACGGTGTACGAATTCTGTCGCCGCTCGACGTTCGGCGGTGTGCTGATGCCGAGTCACGGGCGGTACGTCGGCGCCGCAAGCGTCCCCTTTGCCGAGTACAAGCGGCAACCGGGTGAACGCGTGGGCCACAACTGGCGGATCCCAAGCACCTACGGCAAACGCGCCTGCCGCCACGTGACATACGACACCAACTACTGGAAGACGTTTGTGTTTGCCCGCCTCACGGTAGCCATGGGCGACCGCAGCTGTCTGTCGATCTTCGGGACAGAGCCCAACCGGCACCGACTATTATCTGAGCACATCACCGCCGAGTACCCAGTCACAACGCAGGGCCGTGGAAGAACGGTGGAAGAATGGAAAGCTCGCCCCAACCACCCCGACAACCACTGGTTCGATTGCCTGGTGGGGAATGCGGTGGCTGCGTCCATGCTCGGCGTGCATCTGGAAACGGGGACCAAAATCGAACGGAAGCGAATCTCGCTGCGGGAATTGGCTGAACGACCGACGGCACGGCAACTAGCGGAGCAGACGGCACGGAAACAAGCGACCATCCCCGAGCACATGCGGCGGCGGTGA
- a CDS encoding tetratricopeptide repeat protein: MLETDVVALEKLIGQLAETAPSDGLKHRDALGRRLAELITDHLGHERLEKADFAAIESKLKLLKNRLPSVADELSMRMNERRVQLQRVVELQAPFAEIPPVLSGTHLVTTDGTLTNDPKDSKGSAVVLTTEPCIGNLRCEVTLWLANPQEPFSAGILLNAHQEGTKSHAFVVTRAGQVTMASIVRNGVVQRQMEIQLSSPILRIMAERDGETLALQVLSNDQPLGKLTFQDVFAIAGSNAGNFAIAWPRRARLEAFSAWRQSLSFAASSLERGDNEYEHGNFKVAVEDYRHVAETNQDSRVRDEAKYKEALCLLGLGNEHEAERLFTGIATGRGNPRWVLLARIQLVMLCVQANRVDEMQEWLESLRAEFGLEQIASLVPHATRMRIRDAYRVSGGLEFLRPDPKRTTKLEQGILLDELCDITIAQRYLTQRMLLRAYHADGKYAQALELAERMSSEFAQMDDPHFYEEYMWLLCLQDRVTQAKKASADWLRKGHQDQVALLAAVRLDVKLGNWDQAAARIDEYFLRFPQSDSSHPNDVGAAWLMRGLLLDRKGETDAARQTWRKGYLAMKEAERHWEHRSHNLHTLYKVVLGSLSDSLSDADEDVIVTSVVFGGNTAFSVLRGTFQLPAGSLRKAWQTSRGKEAAMDLGFFRVGFDDLFQTSLVVVALSVACDGIHEEAWSPDLEEHLWQAGRSLVQSFLAGKHSTAQLLQLALAWKGNTSVIGWSGISPSLSPVIRGPLALALGHRFQKLGRVQDSRMFFESAAADAMTTNNDELQRLAEQGRQQTIPK; this comes from the coding sequence TTGCTCGAAACCGATGTCGTTGCACTGGAGAAGCTGATCGGGCAGCTTGCAGAGACCGCGCCAAGTGACGGATTGAAGCACCGAGATGCTCTTGGTCGGCGGCTAGCTGAGCTGATCACGGACCATCTGGGTCACGAGCGGCTGGAGAAAGCCGATTTCGCCGCAATCGAATCGAAACTGAAACTTCTGAAAAATCGCCTCCCATCTGTCGCCGATGAGTTATCGATGCGCATGAACGAGCGCCGCGTGCAGCTGCAGCGCGTGGTGGAATTGCAGGCTCCCTTTGCTGAGATCCCGCCAGTCTTGAGCGGTACACATCTAGTGACCACCGACGGGACATTAACAAATGATCCGAAGGATTCCAAAGGGAGCGCCGTCGTATTGACGACCGAACCCTGCATCGGCAACTTGCGTTGCGAGGTAACGCTTTGGCTTGCTAATCCGCAGGAACCCTTTAGCGCTGGGATTCTGTTGAACGCACATCAAGAGGGCACAAAGTCCCATGCGTTCGTCGTGACACGTGCCGGCCAGGTAACCATGGCTTCCATTGTCCGAAACGGAGTCGTGCAACGGCAGATGGAAATTCAACTGTCGAGCCCCATCCTGCGAATTATGGCTGAACGAGACGGCGAGACCCTCGCGCTCCAAGTCTTAAGTAACGACCAACCACTCGGCAAACTGACGTTTCAGGATGTGTTTGCAATCGCAGGAAGCAATGCAGGAAACTTTGCGATTGCATGGCCCCGTCGTGCTCGATTAGAGGCATTCTCTGCGTGGCGACAATCTCTATCGTTCGCAGCCAGTTCACTCGAACGCGGTGACAACGAGTACGAGCATGGAAACTTCAAGGTAGCCGTCGAGGACTATCGGCATGTTGCCGAAACCAATCAAGACTCAAGAGTGCGAGATGAAGCGAAATACAAGGAAGCGTTATGCCTGCTGGGCCTTGGAAACGAGCATGAAGCGGAGCGTTTATTCACGGGCATCGCAACTGGCAGGGGAAATCCACGCTGGGTCCTGCTTGCCCGAATTCAACTCGTGATGCTCTGCGTGCAGGCTAATCGCGTGGACGAAATGCAGGAGTGGCTCGAATCGCTCAGGGCTGAGTTTGGCCTCGAACAGATCGCATCGCTTGTGCCTCACGCAACCCGGATGCGTATCAGGGATGCGTACCGAGTTTCCGGCGGCCTAGAGTTCCTCCGGCCCGACCCAAAGCGCACGACCAAATTGGAACAAGGGATACTCCTAGATGAGCTGTGTGATATCACGATCGCGCAGCGCTATCTGACGCAACGAATGCTGTTGCGCGCGTATCATGCTGACGGCAAGTATGCGCAGGCGCTCGAATTGGCCGAACGGATGAGCAGCGAATTTGCGCAGATGGATGACCCCCACTTTTACGAGGAATACATGTGGCTGCTTTGCCTGCAGGACCGTGTCACGCAGGCGAAAAAAGCTTCCGCCGATTGGTTGCGTAAAGGGCATCAGGACCAGGTTGCGCTGCTGGCTGCAGTTCGCCTGGATGTCAAACTTGGAAACTGGGATCAGGCCGCGGCTCGGATCGATGAGTATTTCCTGCGATTTCCACAAAGTGATTCTTCTCATCCCAATGACGTCGGGGCTGCTTGGCTGATGCGCGGGCTCTTGCTGGACCGTAAAGGCGAAACAGATGCGGCGCGGCAGACCTGGCGAAAGGGTTACCTTGCAATGAAGGAGGCCGAGCGACACTGGGAGCACCGCTCACACAATCTCCATACCTTGTACAAGGTAGTGCTTGGATCTTTAAGCGATTCCCTTTCCGATGCCGACGAAGACGTGATTGTCACGTCGGTCGTTTTTGGTGGCAACACGGCATTTTCCGTACTGCGAGGAACATTTCAGTTGCCGGCAGGCTCTTTGCGGAAAGCTTGGCAAACTTCGCGGGGCAAAGAGGCCGCGATGGATCTGGGTTTCTTTCGCGTCGGTTTCGACGATCTCTTCCAAACGTCACTCGTAGTGGTCGCACTCTCTGTAGCGTGCGACGGAATTCACGAGGAAGCTTGGTCGCCTGACCTGGAAGAGCATCTTTGGCAGGCGGGCCGCTCCTTGGTTCAAAGTTTCCTCGCTGGGAAACACTCCACAGCTCAACTGTTGCAGCTTGCGCTGGCTTGGAAAGGAAACACCTCCGTTATTGGCTGGAGTGGCATTAGCCCGTCTCTATCGCCAGTGATTCGAGGTCCATTAGCACTTGCTTTGGGCCACCGCTTCCAGAAGCTGGGGCGAGTCCAGGATAGCCGGATGTTTTTTGAGTCAGCTGCCGCCGATGCCATGACGACCAACAACGACGAATTGCAGAGGTTAGCCGAACAGGGGCGTCAGCAGACTATCCCAAAATAA
- a CDS encoding Calx-beta domain-containing protein yields MSASPLTSDTEGIAIYGPVPLAESMEVCRLTEALLAAPGPTHEDSAHTFPDSNHSAAGLLATGRIYDDANGNSVLDLNERSLPNAKIYADLNNNLVQDVNEPFGYSGAEGVFGLFGVPAGVYPLRVDRPGWETTQEGHFDSQELGNILLGIHSTADLPVGNVSGTIFRDLNLDGLRNPNEVGLRDRTVYADDNENGIADPSETSARTDAAGNYELQLTAGEHLVREVGNASDPILVTLAEGETTACADIAIRPGGALAGSVYHDRNASGMRDRDEEALPGQVYLDINQNCQFDAGEAFSDVDSNGAFQFADISAGEYILRALFAPGTQVSEGASGQMISLSEGDEIRDILFGGYRNASISGLVVHDYNTLWGNGVAGQQVFVDVNDNGNLDFDEPVAISDENGGFYTLEGLTPGVYQLRLANTAGWHATDESRGEAVTVTSGEVKTINPLRVQPGLEILDAQVSEGSEATGYATFVVHLQTPVEVPITVSFKTSAALQPTSPATGIAKAGQDYLAGIGTLTFAPGEQSKSIRVRVLGDTVAENDEQFIVQLQNPRGATLIRNEATGSIIDDDAAAQDPSGTPAIEPCVTGEIESAAPVMSVASAATSSATLNLKGVVPSYNPNGGTKKILGGATLTNSRQITASFRADFYWSSIPSLNAGARSELIGSTNIAGKSFATGNHSIGFSLNTQRSLVKPAYAKYLVQVLVPGAGMQESTYLDNVTAAKL; encoded by the coding sequence ATGTCAGCGTCTCCTCTAACCAGCGATACCGAGGGCATTGCGATCTATGGGCCTGTACCACTCGCCGAGAGCATGGAAGTCTGCCGCTTGACGGAAGCATTGCTGGCAGCTCCGGGCCCAACTCACGAAGATTCCGCCCATACGTTCCCGGACTCTAACCATAGTGCGGCGGGCTTGTTGGCAACTGGCAGAATTTACGATGACGCTAACGGAAACAGCGTGCTCGATCTAAATGAAAGGTCGCTACCCAACGCGAAGATCTACGCCGACCTAAACAACAATCTTGTTCAGGACGTGAACGAGCCCTTCGGCTACTCCGGTGCCGAAGGTGTATTCGGGCTGTTCGGAGTGCCGGCGGGAGTATACCCATTGCGGGTCGATCGCCCCGGTTGGGAAACCACGCAGGAGGGACATTTTGACTCTCAAGAACTCGGGAACATTCTGCTCGGCATCCACAGCACCGCAGACTTGCCAGTCGGGAATGTGAGCGGAACCATCTTTCGGGATCTGAACCTGGATGGATTGCGGAATCCAAACGAGGTTGGTCTGAGGGACCGAACGGTCTACGCCGACGATAATGAGAATGGAATCGCCGACCCAAGCGAAACCTCTGCTCGTACCGATGCAGCGGGTAACTACGAGTTACAGTTAACCGCTGGTGAACACCTCGTGCGCGAAGTTGGAAACGCGTCAGATCCCATTCTGGTCACACTCGCGGAAGGGGAGACGACGGCCTGTGCCGACATCGCTATTCGTCCCGGTGGCGCACTAGCGGGCTCTGTTTATCACGATCGAAACGCATCCGGTATGCGTGATCGAGACGAAGAGGCGCTCCCAGGTCAGGTCTATCTCGATATCAATCAGAACTGCCAGTTCGATGCAGGTGAAGCATTCTCGGACGTTGATTCAAATGGTGCATTTCAATTCGCAGACATTTCCGCTGGCGAATACATTCTGCGTGCTTTGTTCGCGCCCGGAACTCAGGTCTCCGAAGGTGCCAGCGGCCAGATGATCTCGTTGAGTGAAGGAGATGAAATCCGAGATATCCTCTTCGGGGGCTATCGCAACGCTTCCATCAGTGGGCTAGTTGTCCACGATTACAACACGTTGTGGGGCAACGGCGTTGCCGGTCAGCAAGTGTTTGTCGATGTCAATGATAATGGTAATCTTGATTTCGACGAACCCGTCGCTATTTCTGATGAAAACGGAGGATTCTATACCCTCGAGGGACTTACGCCGGGCGTCTATCAGCTTCGTCTAGCAAATACCGCTGGCTGGCATGCGACGGACGAGAGTAGGGGTGAAGCTGTGACTGTCACCAGCGGCGAAGTGAAAACAATCAACCCGTTACGCGTCCAGCCGGGCCTAGAGATTCTTGATGCTCAGGTGTCAGAGGGAAGTGAAGCCACGGGCTATGCCACGTTTGTGGTTCATTTACAAACGCCTGTCGAGGTTCCGATTACTGTTAGTTTCAAGACAAGTGCGGCGCTGCAACCCACCTCGCCAGCGACTGGAATCGCCAAGGCCGGCCAAGATTATCTCGCCGGTATTGGTACGCTGACCTTTGCGCCGGGCGAGCAATCGAAGTCGATTCGTGTTCGGGTGCTCGGCGACACGGTTGCCGAAAACGACGAACAATTTATAGTGCAACTTCAGAATCCACGTGGGGCGACTCTGATTCGGAACGAGGCAACAGGCTCGATCATCGATGACGATGCTGCTGCACAGGATCCGTCCGGTACGCCAGCGATTGAGCCCTGTGTGACAGGTGAGATCGAGAGTGCTGCTCCCGTAATGTCGGTCGCCTCGGCCGCGACCAGCAGTGCGACTTTGAATCTTAAAGGGGTAGTGCCCAGCTACAATCCGAATGGGGGCACAAAGAAGATTTTGGGCGGAGCTACTTTGACGAATAGCCGCCAAATTACGGCGTCGTTTCGAGCCGATTTTTATTGGTCGTCCATTCCCTCACTGAATGCCGGAGCGCGATCTGAGCTGATCGGATCGACCAACATCGCAGGAAAATCGTTTGCGACCGGTAACCACAGCATCGGGTTCAGCTTGAACACGCAACGATCGCTCGTGAAGCCCGCCTACGCGAAGTACCTAGTTCAGGTATTAGTCCCCGGTGCGGGCATGCAGGAAAGCACGTACCTAGACAATGTGACTGCAGCCAAACTCTAG
- a CDS encoding ECF-type sigma factor yields the protein MADVGAITLLLRRIRDGEPQLIDELVAQIYQGCVQRAHLLRRGERPGHTLQSHDLADEGLMRLIQGNEVTKAADRGQLFWAFSRAVRQVLVEHARRRNAGKRGGDAVRVPLDEVLDSLQQKCQSDVVNLDEAIQVLAREYPEEGKVLEMHYFGEYSLPEIAQSLDVSLSTIERRHRFAKAWLRDWLKDQSI from the coding sequence ATGGCTGACGTCGGTGCGATTACGTTGTTGTTGCGTCGGATTCGCGACGGCGAGCCTCAGTTGATTGATGAGTTGGTGGCGCAAATCTATCAGGGTTGTGTTCAACGAGCTCATCTCCTAAGACGAGGCGAAAGGCCAGGGCATACCCTCCAATCCCACGATTTGGCTGACGAAGGATTGATGAGACTAATTCAGGGAAATGAAGTAACCAAAGCCGCTGATCGCGGCCAGCTATTTTGGGCTTTCTCTCGCGCAGTTCGGCAGGTCTTGGTGGAACATGCTCGTCGGCGCAACGCAGGAAAACGAGGTGGTGACGCGGTGCGCGTGCCGCTCGACGAGGTGTTAGACTCCTTGCAGCAGAAGTGCCAGAGTGACGTCGTGAATCTTGACGAAGCCATTCAAGTTTTGGCGAGGGAATATCCAGAAGAAGGTAAAGTCCTCGAAATGCATTACTTTGGGGAGTATTCTCTGCCCGAGATTGCTCAATCACTGGACGTATCACTATCAACAATCGAACGGCGGCATCGATTTGCCAAAGCCTGGTTGCGCGACTGGTTGAAGGACCAATCGATCTAG